Proteins found in one Mycoplasma sp. 1578d genomic segment:
- the infC gene encoding translation initiation factor IF-3: MDRAIPFKQVFLIGSNGEQLGVHYTVDAIEKAKDERKNLVLIATEPKPIARILDYGKFKYDRKKKQKEVKEKQTNVQNREVRLTPFIGDNDLMVKSRKAREFLLKGDRIKVSLKLRGREIGRKDLGFATLDKFFKTLEDIAEITKEAKLVNDRFLDMNLQPNKQKIAKYLKELNSKQQNEAKEGENNAKDEN; the protein is encoded by the coding sequence GTGGATCGTGCCATTCCATTTAAACAAGTATTTTTAATTGGCTCAAATGGAGAACAATTAGGTGTTCATTATACAGTAGACGCTATTGAAAAAGCGAAAGACGAACGTAAAAACTTAGTTTTAATTGCGACCGAGCCAAAGCCTATTGCTAGAATTTTAGACTATGGAAAATTCAAATACGACCGTAAGAAGAAGCAAAAAGAAGTCAAAGAAAAGCAAACCAATGTTCAAAATCGCGAAGTTCGTCTCACTCCTTTTATTGGTGATAACGATTTAATGGTTAAGAGCCGAAAAGCTCGTGAATTCCTGCTTAAAGGGGATCGTATTAAAGTATCACTCAAACTAAGAGGACGTGAAATCGGAAGAAAAGATTTAGGATTTGCAACTTTAGATAAGTTTTTTAAAACCCTTGAAGATATTGCTGAAATCACTAAAGAAGCTAAATTAGTTAACGATCGTTTCTTAGACATGAATCTCCAACCAAATAAACAAAAAATCGCTAAATATCTTAAAGAATTAAATTCTAAACAGCAAAATGAAGCTAAAGAAGGAGAAAATAATGCCAAAGATGAAAACTAA
- the rpmI gene encoding 50S ribosomal protein L35 has product MPKMKTKSALKKRIKVTGTGKVLREQAYRSHLAQNKSTKQKRHARKSVLMSKSDLKRFKQMF; this is encoded by the coding sequence ATGCCAAAGATGAAAACTAAAAGTGCTCTTAAAAAGCGTATTAAAGTCACTGGGACTGGTAAAGTTTTAAGAGAACAAGCTTACCGTTCACATTTAGCACAAAATAAATCAACAAAACAAAAACGTCATGCAAGAAAATCAGTTCTAATGTCAAAAAGCGACCTTAAGAGATTTAAACAAATGTTCTAA
- the rplT gene encoding 50S ribosomal protein L20 — MARVKGGTVTRARRKKWLKLAKGYFGHKSIGYKVAKQAVVKSWTYAFRDRKQVKRNFRKLWIARINAATRMHGMSYSQFINGLKKANVTINRKMLSELAINQPDTFKTLVDLAKN; from the coding sequence ATGGCAAGAGTTAAAGGCGGAACAGTTACAAGAGCAAGACGTAAAAAATGATTAAAGTTAGCTAAAGGATACTTTGGGCACAAATCAATTGGTTATAAAGTCGCTAAGCAAGCGGTTGTGAAATCATGAACATACGCTTTTAGAGATCGTAAACAAGTAAAAAGAAACTTTAGAAAATTATGAATTGCACGGATAAATGCTGCAACTAGAATGCACGGAATGAGCTATTCACAATTTATTAATGGATTGAAAAAAGCAAATGTTACCATTAATCGTAAAATGCTTTCAGAACTAGCGATTAATCAACCAGATACATTCAAAACATTAGTTGATTTAGCAAAAAACTAA
- a CDS encoding thermonuclease family protein translates to MWRIIILLKILFLTLLSVSCASANVYLTPKNQVSIPLNKNNNLEKGKVLQIYDGDTILVQTDRSTMSLRFYGIDTPETFKPGKDEKLSLYEDFYAQKSTKYLQSLISINQEIYFTQQAIDKYNRTIAILFTNSEQSHIKQSINFKLVEQGWARVAYICYSKCHEYNVKNDYQKEFLTDILQAQSNAKFNKRGIWAQQEALVFHKKWTQK, encoded by the coding sequence ATGTGAAGAATAATTATCCTGCTTAAAATCTTGTTTTTAACTCTCTTGAGCGTTTCGTGTGCTAGTGCAAACGTTTATCTTACACCTAAGAATCAAGTTTCTATCCCTTTAAATAAGAATAACAATCTTGAAAAAGGTAAGGTATTACAAATTTATGACGGAGATACTATTTTAGTTCAAACCGATCGTTCAACTATGTCGCTTCGTTTTTATGGAATTGACACACCTGAAACTTTTAAACCAGGCAAAGATGAAAAATTATCTTTATATGAAGACTTTTACGCACAAAAATCAACTAAATATTTACAGAGTTTAATTTCGATCAATCAAGAAATTTACTTTACTCAGCAAGCAATTGATAAATATAATCGAACCATTGCTATCCTTTTTACCAATTCAGAACAAAGCCATATTAAGCAATCAATTAATTTTAAACTTGTTGAACAAGGATGAGCTCGAGTTGCCTACATTTGTTATAGCAAATGCCATGAATATAATGTTAAAAATGATTATCAAAAAGAGTTTTTAACTGATATTTTGCAAGCTCAAAGCAATGCTAAATTCAATAAAAGAGGAATTTGAGCTCAGCAAGAAGCACTTGTATTCCACAAGAAATGAACTCAAAAATAA
- a CDS encoding ECF transporter S component — MLKDKLSFFNKPKGYYNWFGPKFRDLGLFQRWTIKKMVVVAMLIAISVAFTIISSQIVPVASIPSFKIAFIGLPVKITGFIFGPIIGFFVGLIADLLSLLFVPPVTYHILYTLATAMNGLIAGIVGWFFIRFLNYAFNKEIKARNYEYKIWRLSLKLNLAISTKNTKQIQQISAKIIKFRNLRDFVMRYGIIERLQTIYMIISTIIIISIIISIIAIGLQIPDASFKDIPVIKGKAPVLTFMITGYTVMCLFVIIGRYYISAAKYFVFAPIIVFSSILEFVNLPILALADSLGLGNGTNELLFWIISRTVFSPIKIWFNIFVIYFSYSVIYKLVNKNKDNTYN; from the coding sequence ATGTTAAAAGACAAACTTTCTTTCTTTAATAAGCCTAAGGGGTATTACAATTGATTTGGACCAAAGTTCCGTGATCTTGGTCTTTTCCAACGTTGAACTATCAAGAAAATGGTTGTTGTAGCAATGCTAATTGCTATTTCAGTTGCCTTTACCATCATTTCTTCACAAATTGTTCCGGTTGCTTCAATTCCGAGTTTTAAAATTGCTTTTATCGGTTTACCGGTTAAAATTACTGGATTTATATTCGGGCCAATTATCGGATTCTTTGTTGGCTTAATTGCTGATTTATTATCGCTTTTATTTGTGCCCCCAGTGACCTATCATATCTTATACACACTAGCCACTGCTATGAATGGTTTAATTGCAGGAATTGTGGGTTGATTCTTTATTCGGTTTTTAAATTATGCTTTTAATAAAGAAATTAAAGCTCGTAATTATGAGTACAAAATTTGACGTTTAAGCCTGAAACTGAATTTAGCTATTAGCACAAAAAACACTAAACAAATTCAACAAATTTCAGCTAAAATTATTAAATTTCGTAATTTAAGAGACTTTGTTATGCGTTATGGGATCATTGAAAGATTACAAACTATTTATATGATCATTTCAACCATTATTATCATAAGTATTATTATTTCAATAATTGCAATCGGATTGCAAATTCCTGATGCATCATTTAAAGACATTCCAGTAATTAAAGGAAAAGCTCCTGTTCTTACTTTTATGATTACCGGTTATACAGTGATGTGCTTATTTGTAATTATTGGCAGATATTACATTAGTGCAGCTAAATATTTTGTTTTTGCTCCAATAATTGTTTTTTCATCAATTTTAGAATTTGTCAATCTTCCAATTTTAGCTTTAGCTGATTCGCTTGGATTAGGAAACGGAACTAATGAATTGTTATTCTGAATTATCAGTCGAACTGTTTTTAGTCCCATTAAAATTTGATTTAATATTTTTGTTATTTATTTTTCTTATTCAGTAATTTATAAATTAGTCAACAAGAATAAAGATAACACTTACAATTAG
- a CDS encoding MAG1360 family OppF-related protein: MRKENLLLTIWNMFDYSTQNGKNRFLNIPRIDVYENIPAAFYIDSAYNNFSYSFFWENFIQKNNNTVSLWFEDAQNKGKQVILKKEEIKKYVSCFKLKNIIQEQDNHLPIYKIWKDCLKEHNTDQIAKTDLKKIFTLFEIPIKNAFYSILFQKSEFIINLNTELVRTMQFLENSIHTKGGVFSKDDLLGLIENFNKKIILIQNDLFNQYFEIFDELIAHLNIYSQSGILENGAHQQREIKEYKIQLNYLNNVSQSSIQKVHNDIKIRDTSFEIDFYKEYKNIVSSQGINQIQVIKKHWKNQLLTLKNHPKRSSSDTFAKTHLYRNYFYIKSVLKLWNMHQNKIKYASIEQIAQLDKAIMNERLFFNVVSKKNIYHASLLKKYFTYKIIEEDFHKIAQYIYQASENRQTQIQDKINNLQRKLSKLTKEHFEQSPLKRNVAKIKSLEEKIKLAEADLQWNNLSELKLYKSKLKTKNLKIKQLSVSVKKTLKTALSFFKHISDLIRLHRDKNDILIDDEYINFENFFTQYIDLEIFNDFIVLLSNFSLNKNKDTNKFVNYFLGVSKFVKSINYLSINSINLFYPFKELNFLEVAKLELVKYYLNQSKVIFIEDDPEIKNHNIKNEFFRVFKNIAYENDINYIFLSQDTKFLFENFEHIHIFYNNTAIEGGELKNVLSNPLHPLTQKILNKKATKNASLNNVLEDYIFNELITPDRNNYHYIYSKYGNYKKWKNSQIEVQKNFLNYNDQPLDLNLDKFVEINLSSFFQNTEFELTNITKLKPLMRKILPSDFKKTTPESSANENSF, encoded by the coding sequence ATGAGAAAAGAAAATTTACTTTTAACAATTTGAAATATGTTTGATTATTCTACTCAAAACGGTAAAAACCGTTTTTTAAATATACCACGGATTGATGTGTACGAGAATATTCCGGCTGCTTTTTATATTGATTCGGCTTATAATAACTTTTCTTATTCATTTTTTTGAGAAAATTTTATTCAAAAAAATAATAATACCGTTTCATTATGGTTTGAAGATGCCCAAAATAAAGGCAAACAAGTAATACTTAAAAAAGAAGAAATTAAAAAGTATGTTAGTTGCTTTAAACTAAAAAACATCATTCAAGAACAAGATAATCATTTACCCATTTATAAAATTTGAAAAGATTGTCTCAAAGAGCACAATACCGATCAAATCGCTAAAACAGATTTAAAAAAGATTTTTACTTTATTTGAAATACCAATTAAGAACGCTTTTTACAGTATTTTATTCCAAAAATCTGAATTTATCATTAACCTTAACACAGAATTGGTTCGAACTATGCAATTTTTAGAAAATAGCATTCACACTAAAGGAGGAGTTTTTTCAAAGGATGATTTATTGGGATTAATTGAAAACTTCAATAAAAAAATCATTCTAATTCAAAACGATTTATTTAATCAATATTTTGAAATTTTTGATGAATTAATTGCACATTTAAATATTTATTCGCAAAGCGGAATACTTGAAAATGGAGCTCATCAGCAAAGAGAAATCAAAGAATATAAAATTCAACTTAATTATTTAAATAATGTTTCTCAATCTTCAATTCAAAAAGTACATAATGATATAAAAATTAGAGATACTTCATTTGAAATTGATTTTTATAAAGAATATAAAAATATTGTGTCTTCGCAAGGAATTAACCAAATTCAAGTGATTAAAAAGCACTGAAAAAATCAGCTTTTAACTTTAAAAAATCATCCTAAAAGATCCAGCTCCGACACTTTTGCTAAAACACATTTATACCGTAATTATTTTTACATAAAATCAGTTTTAAAGTTATGGAATATGCATCAAAACAAAATTAAATATGCTTCAATTGAGCAAATTGCACAACTTGATAAAGCGATTATGAATGAACGTTTATTTTTCAATGTTGTAAGTAAGAAGAATATTTATCATGCTTCATTGCTTAAAAAATACTTTACTTATAAAATTATTGAAGAGGATTTTCACAAGATTGCTCAATACATTTATCAGGCATCAGAAAACCGCCAGACACAAATTCAAGATAAAATTAACAATTTACAGAGAAAATTATCTAAACTAACAAAAGAACATTTTGAGCAAAGCCCACTTAAGCGAAATGTGGCTAAAATTAAGTCACTAGAAGAAAAAATCAAGTTGGCTGAAGCCGATTTACAATGAAACAACTTATCAGAATTAAAACTTTACAAAAGTAAACTTAAAACTAAAAATTTAAAAATCAAACAACTTAGTGTTAGTGTAAAAAAAACACTTAAAACTGCCCTTTCTTTTTTTAAACATATTAGTGATCTAATTCGCCTTCATCGAGATAAAAATGATATTTTAATTGATGATGAATATATTAATTTTGAAAACTTTTTCACACAATACATAGATTTAGAAATATTTAATGACTTCATTGTTTTGCTCAGCAATTTTAGCTTAAATAAAAATAAAGATACTAATAAATTTGTTAATTATTTCTTAGGGGTTTCTAAATTTGTTAAATCAATCAATTACTTATCAATTAATAGTATTAACTTGTTTTATCCATTTAAAGAACTCAACTTTTTAGAAGTAGCTAAATTAGAACTGGTTAAATATTATCTAAACCAAAGTAAAGTAATCTTTATTGAAGATGACCCAGAGATTAAAAACCACAATATTAAAAATGAGTTTTTTAGAGTTTTTAAGAATATTGCTTACGAAAATGATATTAACTATATTTTTCTATCTCAAGATACTAAATTTTTATTTGAAAATTTTGAACATATCCACATTTTTTACAACAATACAGCAATTGAAGGAGGTGAACTTAAAAATGTTTTAAGCAATCCACTTCATCCATTAACTCAAAAAATTCTTAACAAAAAAGCAACAAAAAACGCTTCATTAAACAATGTTTTAGAAGATTATATTTTTAATGAATTAATTACTCCTGATCGGAATAATTATCACTATATTTATAGTAAATATGGGAATTATAAAAAATGAAAAAATTCCCAAATTGAAGTTCAAAAAAATTTCTTAAACTATAATGATCAACCTTTAGATCTTAATTTGGATAAATTTGTCGAAATCAATTTATCAAGCTTTTTTCAAAACACAGAATTTGAGCTAACAAACATTACTAAACTCAAACCGCTAATGCGAAAAATTTTACCAAGTGATTTTAAAAAAACTACTCCAGAATCGTCTGCAAATGAAAATTCATTTTAA
- the deoD gene encoding purine-nucleoside phosphorylase codes for MTPHINAKKGEIAKLVIMPGDPKRAEFIAQNYLDPDYKLVNSVRNMFMFTGTYKGRPVTIAGSGMGCPSIGIYSYELFKFYDVDTIIRVGSAGSYLKELGLYELVLATEAYADSDAFRRMALGKEGNVAYPSRKINTQIQKIAQNLDIKLNLGRVHSSDVFYSSVPLNKRIEQTKSICVEMESYALFNNAELTGKKAACLLTISDNLITKEETSTSERQTAFTKMMEIALNLAK; via the coding sequence ATGACACCACACATTAATGCTAAAAAAGGAGAAATAGCCAAGTTAGTAATTATGCCGGGCGATCCCAAGAGAGCTGAATTTATTGCTCAAAACTATTTAGACCCAGATTATAAACTAGTTAATTCAGTAAGAAACATGTTCATGTTTACTGGGACCTACAAAGGAAGACCTGTCACTATAGCCGGAAGTGGAATGGGATGTCCTTCGATCGGAATTTATTCATACGAATTATTCAAATTTTATGATGTCGATACCATTATTAGAGTTGGTTCAGCCGGTTCATATCTTAAAGAATTAGGATTATACGAACTTGTACTAGCCACTGAAGCGTATGCAGATTCAGATGCATTTAGAAGAATGGCACTTGGAAAAGAAGGAAATGTTGCCTACCCATCACGCAAGATTAATACTCAAATTCAAAAAATCGCTCAAAATTTAGACATTAAATTAAATTTAGGAAGAGTTCATTCTTCAGATGTATTTTATTCATCAGTGCCATTAAATAAACGAATCGAACAAACTAAATCAATTTGTGTTGAAATGGAATCATATGCACTTTTTAATAATGCTGAATTAACCGGCAAAAAAGCCGCTTGCTTATTAACTATTTCAGATAATTTAATTACCAAAGAAGAAACAAGTACGAGCGAACGCCAAACAGCATTTACTAAAATGATGGAGATTGCTTTAAATTTAGCAAAATAA
- a CDS encoding pyrimidine-nucleoside phosphorylase: MRVVDLIDKKRLNKELTEEEIKFLINSYVQGIVPDYQMSAFLMAIVFNSMSTKEIAQMTKYMLYSGKIIDLSSIPGIKVDKHSTGGIGDKTTLAVAPIIASLGVPVAKMSGRGLGHTGGTIDKLESIPGFHIELSEQAFLKQVKDYSIAIIGQSEQLVPADKKLYALRDVTATVESIPLIASSIMSKKLATGADAILLDVKCGNGAFMKDLDSARKLAQTMIDIGKELNVDVRAEITNMSRPIGCEIGNKNEVLEAIRTLQGNGPSDFVELVYSSCTTILLQSKVTDNYQNAQKMVQEVITNGKALEKFYQFIALQGGNVQSLKDPLFWNPKYKLKVKAEQEGYLEIFNALTFGIVSMKLGAGRATKEASIDFEAGITLNKKTNEFVQVGDVLFTLYSSNPINLELLEELKFGYKFNAQPVQNKIILEKLQ; encoded by the coding sequence ATGCGTGTAGTTGATTTAATTGATAAAAAACGACTTAACAAAGAATTAACCGAAGAAGAGATTAAGTTTTTAATTAACTCATATGTACAAGGAATTGTTCCAGATTATCAAATGAGCGCCTTTCTAATGGCTATTGTCTTTAATTCAATGAGCACTAAAGAAATTGCTCAAATGACTAAATACATGCTTTATTCAGGTAAAATTATTGACTTAAGCTCAATTCCAGGGATTAAGGTTGATAAACATTCTACGGGTGGTATTGGTGATAAAACCACTTTAGCAGTTGCTCCGATTATTGCGTCATTAGGAGTTCCAGTTGCTAAAATGTCTGGTCGTGGACTTGGACATACAGGCGGAACAATTGATAAGCTCGAATCAATTCCTGGTTTTCATATCGAACTAAGCGAACAAGCATTTTTAAAGCAAGTCAAAGACTATTCAATTGCAATTATTGGTCAAAGTGAACAATTAGTTCCTGCTGATAAAAAACTCTATGCTCTTAGAGATGTTACAGCAACAGTTGAATCCATCCCGCTAATTGCTTCAAGTATTATGAGTAAAAAACTTGCTACTGGAGCGGACGCAATTTTACTTGACGTAAAATGTGGGAATGGGGCATTTATGAAAGATCTAGACTCGGCCCGTAAACTTGCTCAAACTATGATTGACATTGGAAAGGAACTAAATGTTGATGTTCGGGCCGAAATTACTAATATGTCCCGTCCAATTGGTTGTGAAATTGGAAATAAAAATGAAGTTCTTGAAGCTATAAGAACTTTGCAAGGAAATGGCCCAAGTGATTTTGTTGAATTAGTGTATTCTTCATGTACGACCATTTTATTACAATCTAAAGTCACTGATAATTATCAAAATGCACAAAAAATGGTTCAAGAAGTTATTACTAATGGTAAAGCATTAGAAAAATTTTACCAATTTATTGCTCTTCAAGGTGGAAATGTTCAATCTTTAAAAGACCCATTATTTTGAAATCCAAAATACAAATTAAAAGTTAAAGCTGAGCAAGAAGGATATTTAGAAATTTTTAATGCTCTAACTTTTGGAATTGTTTCAATGAAGCTTGGAGCAGGTCGAGCTACAAAAGAAGCAAGTATTGATTTTGAAGCCGGAATTACTTTGAATAAAAAAACCAATGAATTTGTTCAAGTTGGAGATGTACTTTTTACGCTATATTCTTCTAATCCAATTAATTTAGAATTACTTGAAGAACTAAAATTTGGATATAAATTTAATGCTCAACCAGTTCAAAATAAAATAATTTTAGAAAAACTGCAATAA
- the deoC gene encoding deoxyribose-phosphate aldolase → MNYNKMIDHTFLKPEATSKDIDKLIAEAQEYEFKTVCVNSSYVKYVKEKLANSKIGITAVVGFPLGAMITQAKAFEAKLSIDHGASEIDMVMNIGRFKEGEYEYVLNDIKKVKEACGNKVLKVIIETALLSTNEIKKATEIVLKSGAEFIKTSTGFSYRGANLEDVQIMKSVAGDKLLIKAAGGISNMNDLIAMYNAGASRFGTSRSVAIIKGQSDKSGY, encoded by the coding sequence ATGAATTACAACAAAATGATTGACCACACTTTTTTAAAACCCGAAGCAACTAGTAAGGATATTGATAAACTAATTGCAGAAGCTCAAGAATATGAATTTAAAACTGTTTGTGTTAATTCTTCATATGTTAAATACGTTAAAGAAAAATTAGCAAACTCAAAGATTGGAATTACTGCAGTAGTTGGGTTTCCGCTCGGAGCTATGATTACTCAAGCTAAAGCATTTGAAGCCAAACTTTCTATTGATCATGGAGCTAGCGAAATTGATATGGTTATGAACATAGGCCGTTTTAAAGAAGGTGAATATGAATATGTTTTAAATGATATTAAAAAAGTTAAAGAAGCATGCGGCAATAAAGTACTTAAAGTAATTATTGAAACCGCTTTACTCAGTACAAACGAGATTAAAAAAGCTACTGAAATTGTCCTTAAATCAGGAGCTGAATTTATCAAAACTTCTACTGGATTTAGTTATCGTGGTGCTAATCTTGAAGATGTCCAAATCATGAAAAGTGTTGCCGGAGATAAATTATTAATCAAAGCTGCTGGTGGAATTAGTAATATGAACGATCTTATTGCTATGTACAATGCTGGAGCGTCTCGTTTTGGAACCTCACGGTCAGTGGCAATTATTAAAGGACAAAGCGACAAATCAGGGTATTAA
- a CDS encoding FMN-dependent NADH-azoreductase, whose protein sequence is MAKVLFLEGNLSKSEVSYSSQMLYEFKNQYALSHPQDELEMINLNDTEFAKNFLHLDNFSAFWTEVNADKWISKLKEIDKLVISCSMTNFGPNSVVKNFIDGIALADKTFSYKYSKKGEAIGLLDHLSVMIVASQGAPRDWYLWGSHIEWLKGTWKFLGAHTVDTIEIAGTKIEPIKSLKPAEYALSQKDQLMIKAKSF, encoded by the coding sequence ATGGCAAAAGTTTTATTTTTAGAAGGGAACCTTAGCAAAAGTGAAGTTTCATACTCTTCACAAATGCTTTATGAGTTTAAAAATCAATATGCACTATCTCACCCACAAGATGAGTTAGAAATGATTAACTTAAATGACACTGAATTTGCAAAAAATTTCTTACACTTAGATAATTTTTCAGCTTTTTGAACTGAAGTAAACGCTGATAAATGGATTAGTAAATTAAAAGAAATTGATAAATTAGTCATTTCATGTTCAATGACCAATTTTGGACCAAATTCCGTGGTAAAAAACTTTATTGATGGAATTGCATTGGCTGATAAAACCTTCTCATACAAATATTCAAAAAAAGGCGAAGCCATTGGATTACTTGATCATCTTTCAGTAATGATTGTTGCATCTCAAGGAGCACCAAGAGATTGGTATTTATGAGGAAGTCACATTGAATGATTAAAAGGAACATGAAAATTCCTTGGAGCTCATACCGTTGATACCATTGAAATTGCTGGAACTAAAATTGAACCAATTAAAAGTTTAAAACCAGCTGAGTATGCTTTGAGTCAAAAAGATCAATTAATGATTAAAGCAAAAAGTTTTTAA
- the metK gene encoding methionine adenosyltransferase, giving the protein MKKLFTSESVGRGHPDKVCDQISDAILDSYLTLDPHAKVAIETLASGNMIVIAGEVKSNVDIDVIEIAKNLLRELGYYSYKTSIIVDIKEQSSDINQGVELGEQNGQELGAGDQGIMFGYATNETPQYMPLAIMLANEIVKIADKYRVNGKFKWAKADMKSQVTLDYTNPQQTKIDTILFSVQHSAKYNKEQFEDFIKNCVLAEAVQKYNLALPDKLLINPTGNFVIGGPLGDTGLTGRKIIVDTYGGAARHGGGAFSGKDATKMDRSGAYAARWIAKNIVAAGLADRVEIQIAYSIGLAQVVSIMVECFGTNKVDVNLIEQAVEQLFDLTPKGIINALDLRKPKFFETSYYGHFGRDEVDFTWERLDRVEQLKEFIARHQTK; this is encoded by the coding sequence ATGAAAAAATTATTTACTAGCGAATCAGTAGGAAGAGGTCACCCAGATAAAGTGTGTGATCAAATTTCTGATGCCATTTTAGATTCATATTTAACCTTAGATCCGCATGCTAAAGTTGCTATTGAAACTTTAGCATCGGGAAATATGATTGTTATTGCTGGTGAGGTCAAATCTAATGTTGATATTGACGTGATTGAAATAGCAAAAAATCTTTTGCGTGAGTTAGGATATTATTCATACAAAACCAGCATTATTGTAGATATTAAAGAACAATCAAGTGATATTAACCAAGGGGTAGAACTTGGTGAGCAAAACGGACAAGAACTTGGGGCCGGTGATCAGGGAATTATGTTTGGTTATGCTACTAACGAAACCCCGCAATACATGCCGTTGGCCATTATGCTCGCTAATGAAATCGTTAAAATTGCTGATAAATATCGTGTGAACGGAAAATTCAAATGAGCTAAAGCCGATATGAAATCACAAGTGACTTTAGATTACACCAATCCACAGCAAACAAAGATTGATACTATTTTATTCAGTGTTCAGCATTCAGCTAAATATAATAAAGAACAATTTGAAGATTTTATTAAGAATTGCGTTCTTGCTGAAGCTGTTCAAAAATACAATTTAGCTCTTCCTGATAAATTATTAATCAATCCAACAGGGAATTTTGTTATCGGTGGTCCATTAGGAGATACTGGATTAACCGGAAGAAAAATTATCGTGGATACTTACGGCGGAGCTGCTCGTCATGGTGGTGGGGCGTTTTCAGGTAAAGATGCTACTAAAATGGATCGTTCAGGGGCTTATGCTGCTCGTTGAATTGCTAAAAACATTGTTGCTGCTGGTTTAGCTGATCGGGTTGAAATTCAAATTGCATATTCAATTGGTCTGGCTCAAGTTGTCTCAATTATGGTTGAATGTTTTGGGACAAATAAGGTTGATGTGAATTTAATTGAACAAGCAGTTGAACAATTATTCGATTTAACTCCTAAAGGTATTATCAATGCACTTGATTTAAGAAAACCAAAATTCTTTGAAACTTCATATTATGGCCATTTTGGACGTGATGAAGTTGATTTTACTTGAGAACGTTTAGATAGAGTAGAACAATTAAAAGAATTTATTGCAAGACACCAAACAAAATAA
- a CDS encoding putative quinol monooxygenase: MIFAKATLYQVKEEKLKGFIDYIYILTKKTRMLSNNLSFEYGFNGKDIILFERWTSSQEYQNHIKTAEYSKELSSLEKMSKDVVVLYQMDTLS; encoded by the coding sequence ATGATCTTTGCTAAGGCAACTCTTTATCAAGTCAAAGAGGAAAAACTTAAAGGTTTTATTGATTATATTTACATCCTAACCAAGAAGACTCGTATGTTATCAAATAATTTGTCTTTTGAATATGGATTTAACGGCAAGGATATTATTCTTTTTGAAAGATGAACCAGTTCGCAAGAATACCAGAATCATATTAAGACTGCTGAATATTCAAAAGAATTGTCAAGTTTGGAAAAAATGTCAAAAGATGTTGTTGTTCTTTACCAAATGGACACATTATCATAA